catcatcatcatcaccaccatcatcatcaccatcatcatcaccaccatcatcatcaccatcgtaatcatcaccatcatcaccaccatcatcatcaccatcgtaatcatcaccatcatcctcaccatcatcaccatcatcaccatcatcatcaccatcagcagcagcagccaccATGTGAGAAGCAGAGGatcctttattatgttttattttattttattttttaatagctctttattggagtataattgcttcacaatactgttagtttctattgtacaataaagtgaatcagtcatacgcatacacatgtccccatatcccctccctcctgagcctccctcccagcctctctatcccacccctctagggagGCAGAATAtcttgaatagaaaaaaaaaaaaaagaggttttagttatattttatttaaggtgTAGTTTGGTAACACAAGGGCAGTCTTGGGTGGAGAATGGTGGAGAaagagccctggactgggaatcTGGGCTGAGCTCTGCTCCCAGCTCCCCGAGCCTTGACATTCTCTCCTGTAAAACAGTGATCCTGAAAGGGAAGGTGTTGAGGGTGGGTCCAGTGGCCTCTCCAAGTTCCCCTGCGACCTTCAGGTATGatggaatgaaatgaaaacattacCCAGGAGCCCCCTTCCTACAGGTCCTCTCTGTTACAACTAAACATCCTGGTCATAACACAACAAGCAAACACAGGAAGCATCTGGAAGGCAGGAAGGTGGTAGGCTGCTGAGGACTTGGGGGGGCTCCCTGGGCTTCCTTATCATCACCCATATATCCCCACAGGGCGCCACAGAGGCCTCCAACCCCAAATCTCTAACAGGCACAGACAAAACACTCCAAGTAAATCTGTTCCCCTGGGCAAAGCGTGACCTAACAATAGAATGCCTTTGGAGAATGTCCTCCTCCAAATGCCAATCAAACACCATGCCCCACCCCTGCGGTTTCAGTGGGCAGAGTGGAGAGTTGACCTAACGTACCCCTCCACCCACTGCCCACCTCCAGGGTCTCCAGTTCCCCTGCCGGGGTAGTGTTGGTGGGGTCCAGGGATGGACTGAGGCCCAGCCACATCCAGCAGCAACGAGACCGGATGAGGTGGTGTGGGCAGCATCTTGTCAGCCCTGCTTCACCCCCACCCCTTGTGTCTGTGCAGTCCTGCAGGGGTCTGACCCCCCGCctcacccagcatgaacacgacGGAAGGTGGCGGGGGAGGTGAGCTAACTGAcactctgcctcccctcccctggtgTCCCCTCCCCTGGGGTCATTTAACCCCCACTCAGGGGCAGCAAGGCAAGAAGGGTTAGTGGGGCTGAGAGGGGAGCTGAGACTCCACCCCACCTGTCTGTAAGAAGGCTGTGTGAGCAGTGAGCACCTTGCTGGGGAGGTGTCAGTGGGGCCCCCTGGAGAGCTGAACGCACCCAGCCTTCACGCTCCACTGCCGCAGGGGGACTGCCTGCCACAGAAGGATTAAATAGGAACCAGAGTCTCAGGATATCCCAACTGTCCCGGGTAAAATACAAAATCACTTATCATACCAGGAGCCAGGAGCATCATAATGTGAATGAGAAACGACAAACCGCAGATGTGGTTGTCAGAGCAGATGGAGATGAACCAGATGTCGAGGTTATCTGGGTAAAGGTTTTAAAGCCACCATCATAAAGACATTTCAGCAAGCAATGACTAATTCCCTTGAGACAGATGCAAAAATGGAAACTCTCAGCAAataattaaaagttataaaaagagaaccgggcttccctggtggcgcagtggttgggagtccgcctgccgatgcaggggacacgggttcgtgccctggtccgggaggatcccacgtgctgtggagcggctgggcccgtgagccatggccgctgggcctgcgcgtctggagcctgtgctccacaacgggagaggccacaacagtgagaggcccacgtaccgcaaaaaaaaaaaagagaaccaagTGGAAATTATCAAACTAAAAAACATAACTCAAATAAAAGCGTGTTGGAAAGGCTCAAAAATAGTGTGTGATGCCAGAGGGTAGAATCCCCGACTTTCACGACAGGTGAATAGAATTTACCCAACCTGAAAACCGAGTAGACTGGAAAATGATGAAGGAAGTCTCAGCGGCCTGTGGGACAAAAACAAAACGGCAAACTTTGGTATCCTTAAGAGACCCAGAAGGATAGAAAAGAGAGTAGACtgtaaaaatattagaagaaataatagCACAAACCTTCCCAAGTTTGACAAAGGACATGTCTGCAGATTCAAGAGGCTAGATAAAACCAAGCAGGATAAAGCCAAAGAAATCCACGCCAAGACGCATCATAATTAAACTTCCGAAAACTAAAGACAATGAAAAACTCTTGACAGCGGCCAGAGAGACATAACGCATTACCTGTAGGGAAACGCCAATCAAATAGTAAGGTTTCTGATCTGAAACCACAGAGGCCATGGAGAAGGAACCAGCACAATATtcttcaagtgctgaaagaaaatggtTAACTGTGacttctatatccagcaaaaatatccttcagggaTGACGGGGCagtaaagacattctcagatgttggcaactaagagaatttgttgctAGCAAACCTACCCTTAAAGAACTGCTAAGGGAAgttctctaaaaaaaaataataataataatagcacagAGCCAAAAGGTGGCTCGGAACTCCAGAAAGGGCAAAAGAACATGGGATTGGGTAAAAATAGTGGTCATCATATTAGACCCTTCTCATGAGTTTCTGAAATCCTTTGAGGGTTGAAGGAAAAACTTAAGACAGTTCTATTTCAAAGTTGGGAGGGTAAAAAGACTCCAAGTGGTAAAAATGTTATTACCAGTGGGTGGTCGTGTTGACTCAGAGCAATCACcaagaaatcaacagaaagcAGTACACTCAAACCTTCCCAATAAATCCAGGTGGAATCCTAAAAAGTGTTCTAGTAAAACCCAGAGGAAGGGATTCCCGAAGCAGGGTCGTTGGCCCAACACGCAGCAAGCGAAACGCCGAGATGACGAAGTTTGCAGCAGAGAAGAGGCTTGTTCGCGAGGCAGCCAAGCGAGGAGACGGGAGAACCAGCCTCAGACcagcctcccccccgcccccccgccaaaGGCGGGGGGCTTGAGATATTTATGAGATAAAGAAGCAGGGTGGGCTTAGGCATGGGGCAAGGTGATTAGAGGCCGGGAAAGGTGAGGTCAACGGTGTTCTGCGCAGGCATATCTGAGTTACATGCTTCCTCGTGGGATGTGTGTTCAAAAATGTTGGCGCTTCGTATGATCCGGGGGTGGAGTTTGGGGCCCCCTGACGTCAAAAGGTCACTCATCGGACACCTGCACAGGCCCAGTTTTAGGGTCAGTGGTCCCAACTAGTCTTAGCTGGCTCGAGCttgaactagacacagctgactccaactTTCTGGCAAACAACtcgggcaaacatcttattgtttgGGCTACATGAATCTTGGAGGGTGTGCAATTTGCAATAGCATAATTAAGTGAAGGCAGGCTACAAGCAGAGGGATTTTTAACAAGCTGTAAGGCTAGCCCAAGAATTTCTGTCAGACACCACTTTCTGTTAACCCTATGGGGCACGGTTTCAAAggtgagaaaaaggaaacagaggaaacaggaaacaataaaatggcagacttaagATGGAAcgtattaccttaaatgtaaaccgTCTACAAATGCCAATTACAAGACAGAAActggtggatttttttaaaacacaacccAGCTATGTGCGATCTTCCAATACACCATATGCACATTTCAAATATGACATAAGTAGTTGGAAGGTAAACACATAGGAAAAGATATACCAGGCAAACattaaatacacaaacacacacactttggaTAGATGGGTTTATTTCATTCAGGATGAATTTCTTCAGTAAAATTTCCTAAAAGTGAgatttttcccctccctctgtaCTAcctctcattccttccttccttcccccaccaacCCGTGGTGTCTAcccttctgttcttttctttatggCTTATAGCCCCATAAAAACACATATTCacttatatatgtacataccaacgtgcacaggTATACACGGGGAAGTACCATTGCTTTCTTTAACAAAAAAGGGGGGATTCATTTTATAAAGGCACctctgtatttttgttgttgttgttctgtattttttaataaagtctgTAATCCAAtggacacacaaaacaaaactgcgTTGAGAAAAAGTTTCATAAATTAATAAGTGTTAGGAAGTTGGGGGAGAGGTCAAGGTCACAGGAAGAAGGGAAGCCAGTCTTTTGTAgagtctttttgtgtgtgtgacactTCCAAATTGTGGGAGCAGGGACCGTGCTGTAAGGAAGCGCACTTGTACAAATGAGTGACAATACACAGTCTGAGTATGAAAATAAGATTTTCTCTGCAAACACATTTTtggcacagattttaaaaaaaatgtatgtcggggaatttgatttttgttagtattatatatattatatatttatatatgcacacATCCCAAGTTCTGCATGTTCCACCAAGAGAGAAAATCCTTCCGTTTGCTCTTTTCTGATTGTAAACTACATCCTGGGTGAATCAAAGATGGTGGCGGCAGGTGAATTAAGAGAGGTGACATCCAAATGggcaaggggaagggaggggtgggcaCAACACAGCCCAATGAAATGTTCCTTGACCCCAAGGTTTCAGCAGAAGCTTGAAGTCCTGCGTGAGAGTCTGCGATGTGTGTGCGACGTGTTCACGTACACCAAGACATCCAGGGTGTCGCAGCCtgtcttcactgtgcaaaagtcCGAGTCACTAATTTAGTGCAAAGGCAGTTccgttttgtttcttaaaaacaaaaacaacaatttttttttggaagaaaatgtatttatttgacaCCTTTACAAAAATAGTTAGGCacataattttcatattatgtCACCTGATTTACATATCTCAGTCCTCGGTAccttttaaaaacactaaaatgGTCATTTGGTAAATCGAATCTGTATTGAAAAAATACTGTGATAGGCCAACATTTGTAGACAAACTCAGTTGATCATCAGCataagaaagaaacatttatgaACAAAATAATCTCTAAAAACATTTTTGTGAGACAAGAAAAAATCTAACtagtagatttctttttaaaaagtattttcagggcttccctggtggcgcagtggttgagagtctgcctgctgatgcaggggacgcagcttcgtgccccggtccaggaggatcccacatgccgtggagaggctgggcccgtgagccatggccgccgagcctgcgcgtccggagcctgtgctccgcaacgggagaggccgcagcagtgagaggcccacgtaccgcaaaaaaaaaaaaaaaaaaaaaagtattttcaaaaaagcaagcttaaaaacaaaacccaccatAGAATACCTCCTCATACCATGATGAAGTGACATCCTAACAGTAAGAACTAGAAGGTGGGTTTAGAAAACAGCAATGGTGCCAGAGGTTCGCACACACCGACTGACAAAAGCCTGGACAGAGAGGCAGCATGAAGTTGATGCATTTAATTCGGGGAAGGGAATTACTGCCCACTGCCctgttccttttctccaaaaagaggaaagagaaacccAGCCTCAAGGTGTCTGCAGGTCCATTGGTTGGTGGTCTGTCCTTGGGCTAAATGTCAGGTAAACATACTAGCAGCTCCACTGCCCAGGGACAGCTCTGTATTTTCCACTTCTCTCCCAGTAATATTTTGAGAGAGTTCCACCCCATCGATGTGGGAAAATTCCCTGTATGCATAATTTATTCACATGTGATCTTACTGATGGCCATTCACTTTGTCTCCAATATTTACCCCCAAACAGTGCTATAAACATCTCTGAACgtagaaacagaaacatcacgGTAATCAAGCCCCGATTCTTCAGGTCCCCCGGGAGCAGCCTCTTCACAGGGCCTTAAACAGAGGGTGACTCCTGCTGCTGACAGGCCCCATGCGCCCAGGACAGGGGGTGCATTCCACTCATAAAAGCACAGTGATAGCCCTATGGCGCCGTCCCAGGGGAGGATTTCGTGACCTCAGAACAGGGCAGCATTCCTGCTTGTTCCTGCCCCCACTCCCGACCCACCTAAGACACAGGTTTAAAATGCAGAGTCCAGGCTCTGGGCAGGAGGCCTTGGCCCCTGCTTTGGGCACAAACTCTACAGATGGACCCTCAACTCATGACCCAGGGCTTTCTCGGGAGAAACGGGGCTGGGGGACAGAACCAGTGAAAAGAGATTCACCACCAGGGTCAGAAATTATTCTGGTGCCCCCGAGAATGAACCAAGCCCGACGTGGCCAAAGGCTGCACCGTTTTGTCCTTTATTGAACATCCCGTGGTTGCCCAACGGTGAGCTCCCTCCCCACCGCAGCCACCCTGCGCGCGGGCCCCTCAGAAGCACCTTCTCTGAACCACGGACGTCCCAAACTCCTTGAAGTCCGCAGAGGTGACCCACATCTGCTTGAAGCTGCTCAGGGAAGTGACAATGGAGGCGCCAATCCACGTGGAGAAGCAGCGGTCGGGCGGCGCTGTGACCTTGATGGTGGTCCCTTTGGAAGCCGCCTGCTCCAGCTCCCTCAGAAGACGGCCATCCAGCCCCCGGAAGAGCGTGGTGCCCCCGGACAGCACCATCTCCCCATAGAGCATCTTCTGGATGTCGGCGTCACACTTGGCGATGCTGCTGGAGACCATTCTGGAGAGGCCCGGGCTTTGGACGCCCAGCTGCTCAGGCGAGAACAGGGCCTCGGGCGCCTGGTACAGCTGGTCCCCGATACGGACGATGCTGCCGTCGGGCAGCTTGTACTCCCTGAGCACCTCCTCTGCCCTCCGCGACAGCTCCTTCTCCGGCTCCAGGGCCACATAGCAGAGCTTCTCCTTGATGTCGTCCACCAGGGCTTTGTCCAGCACACACGGGAAGGTCCTCCCGCTGGCCAGCAGCAGCCGGGTGAGGTGCTCCGTGATGTCTCTCCCCGCCACGTAGAGCTTGGTGGTGGCGTGGGGCAGGGAGTAGCCCTCAAAGATGGGGACGGCGCAGGTGACCCCGTCCCCACTGTCCACCACCAGGCCCGTGACGCAGGCCGAGGCGTAGAGGGCCAGCACGGCCTGGTCCGACAGGTAGAAAGCGGGCACGTGGAAGCTCTCAAACATCACCTCGGCCATCTTCTCCCGGGTCTCCCTGGGGTTCAGCGAGTGCTCCGTCATGAGCACCGGCCGGTCGCTGGCTTTGACCCCCAGCTCCCACTCGAAGAGATGCTTCCAGAGCTTCTCCATGTCGTCCCAGCCTGTGATCAGGCCTCGCTCGATGGGGTAGTGCAGGTGTAAGACCTCGTCCCTGTGCAGGGCCTCTTCCCCCACAAAGTACTTCTTCTGATTGGCCCCTGCCGAAGGCATCTTGAACTTGGGGTGCCCCACGACGGAGTGGACGACGTGGCGGGGGCCAACCTCTCCAGACAGGCCTGCCTTACAGAGCCCGGACCCAATGTCAAATATGACAGCTGGACAATCTAACACGTCTGGGTTAAACATGCCTGTGGCATCCTCATCCGCGCTTGGCCAGAATGAAgacggaagcctcctgggccaccttGTGACGTATGACGCTCCTCCGGAAGCTTCGAGGGCACAGGATTCCGCGGTTCTCGGGGCGTCTCCCCGGCAGGGCTAGCGGCCGGCCGGTCCCCGAGAGCCATCCATCCCCACCCACGGATCTGCTCTCCTCTCAGGAAGCCTGGGCTGCTGAGGCCTTTTCAGGAATGACGTCGCATATGTGACAATCCAGCCAAGGCAACCATTGTCCTCAGCCAGCGTCGGGGGCCTTTGGGGGTGGGGTCTCTGCCCCCCCTCACCTGGTGAGACTCCAGAGGGGGAAGTCCAGCTGTTCCCGCAGGCCGTGTTGAGGAGCCTGTTGTGGAACCTGGAACCAGTGAAGCAGCCCATAAAACTGGCATCTCTGGCCCTCTGTTTGGAGGGAGCTGCTGTTTGGAGGGTGACAAACACACTTCTCTTTGCTATAGGGGAAGACCAAGCACCGGGCAGAGGTCCAGGTTAGAGGAGCAATGCCCAGGGCTCcgacacagtaagcactcagaacatagttttggagtgcagactcctccaggaagctctcagggatttctcttctctttaccTCATGAACCCTGACCCTGTCTCACAGGGTAGCTGCTAAGCAGAGCCCTCTGCTCCTATTGGCTCTCTCTCGGGGCACACGTACCCCTGCTCTGGCTTGAGGTCAAGGGCCCTCCTTGCTCTCTGCAGCCCCGGAAGTGCTGTCACAAACAACATCCAGTGGCTGTGGGCTGGGAACCCAGTGGCCTGTGAAGACAGGGATCTGAGGTTTCATCGGCTGGGGGGGCAGCCCTGACTGGAGCCCCGGACATCTCTATTTTGGGCCCGTGACACAGTTGGCCAAGCCCACTGAAGCACTGTCAGAAGTGACCAGGTCACCAAGTCTGAGGCTGAGAGTCAGGCCGGAGGGCAGTGAGGCTGCTGGTTTAGCCAAGCCCATGAGGGCAGGGGGCGCCCACTCCAGCCTCCCGGAGAACCAGGGTGTGCCTGGGCTGCTTTCCAGCTCAGGAGGAGAAACTGGGAGGGAGCTCAGACTAGGGAACCAGGGCTGACTTTTTTCTGGAGGAAGCTGGAGCCGGTCTTAGAGAACAAAATGCTAACTTGGTGTTCTGTCGTGTCCGAAATCACCCTCCAGGCCAGCTCCTGCCCAACCAGAAAGCTTTCCCAGGAGACAAGCTCCCCTCCAGGtcccctcacctccctctgcCGGTGGCCCTCTCTGCATGTCCTGCCGGCCCTTCTAAACCCACCAGCAAAAAGTGTCATCATGTAGGGTGGATGCACGGCGTGGGCGCGTGTTACAGACACGTGGTGTAGACCAGCGACACGGACGCACAGCTTTGTGGGAACCCCTGGGGCTCAGCCTGGGGGGAGTCAATAAAGACTTGGTATTACTGAGATTCTCCCACAAAGGACACCTCTACATGGAAGTGGAATCAGATGCACGCTGGGGTTGACGCTGAGAGAAGACGCACCCCCCAGACTATAGAGCCCAGAACCACAGCTACCACTGTGGGGGCCTCTAAGATTTGGGGCCCAACGTTCAGGGGAGCGCGTGTGCCTAGAGGCTGCTGGGTCGAGGACGGTCCTTAGGGCGCGTGTCTTGGGGGTTCCAGCCTGCTTACATCACAAAAGCCCTGTGCACTCGGCTTCTCGGGCTTTGCTATTTCCCATTGTTGCCAAACGCTCCTGGCTGAATCAGGAGGAGTGTGACCTCAAGCTTTTTCAATTTTGGCCCTAAAAGTGGCCCACATGGGTGGTGATGTAACCATGCTGGGTGCAGAGGTCAAACGCAGGGGTGGGGCCCTTCGGTGTGTCCTGGGGGCCCAGGGCTGGCTGGGGCACGGAGGTTTGCAGGGGGACAGAGCAGGAGGAAGGACAAACGTTCATGCAAAGCTCGGACTGACCAGCTGGACGGGGGGGTGTTCCGAGGCCTCACCGCACCCCGCAGCTGTGACAGCACACAGCACAATGTGTAACAATGTCCCGGGGCAGCCGGCCAGACCTGGTGCAGGTCCCATGGGCACACGCAGCCCCCTCCCTGTTCTCTGCAGGCCCGGCGTGCATGACAGCCAGCAGGGCAAGTCCAGGCCCCTCCACCAGTTGCCAAACCTGTAGCGGGCAGTTCTCTGTCCCCCTGTGACCGCTGCCCATCCCAGACAAGCTCAGACCCTCGAGGACAGAGCTGTGAAGGCTGGGCTATCCATCAGGGCTGAGGCTCCAAGCAAAGCCATCCGAGGAGCTCCAGGACCCCTTTTCCTAAATGTTTTCACTCTCCCTGATGAGCCTGGGTCTGGGACCCCAGCCACTCCTGACCACCCACGGCCGTTGGGTGCCACGCGCCTGGCAGAGCAGGCCCCGGGGAAGCGGTCGtcacttttctcctctctgtGCACTTGGGCAAACCAGTTCTCTGCTGGCCACTGGGCCAGCTCCCCTGCTGCATTCCTGCATCTGCTGTCAGAGCCCCACCTCAGGCTCGGGGAAGGCTTCTGCATACTGGTATAAGTGTCTGAACCGGCTCATAGATTGTCCCTCacctggagaggcaggaaggcTCTGAGGACCCCACCCGCAAGAAGTGGGATACTCCCTGGGGGGTGACACCACGTGGGCACTGAGAAAACCAGTGGGTTTATGAGCTACGTGATGTCGTGTTGGTTTCAAGCTCGCCCCGGGACAGAGACTCCACCCCGTGGTGCCCAGGTGCCCGGGAGCCTCTGCtcagcctcttcctcttcctgtctgCTGCCCGTCCCTCCAGCCAGCTGGGTCAGGACGTCTGGGAGGGGCCGCGTGCATCTCGGCGCAGGTGTCCACGTCGACGGCCACAGCGGTCCGGTGGCCCCTTCAAGGGATGCGATGCCCTGAGCATTCGCTGCAGGGGGTGCGTTTGCTATTAACCCAGGGACGGTTGCCCTCTCCCAGCCCAGTTAGAAGCCTCCCTCCGGGgccgccctgcccccaccccatgccGGCCATGCCTCGTAAATCGCTTGAGCGAGTTTATGGGAGAACTGGCCATAACTCCATCTCCCTCCGCAGGGCACGGCTCACGCTGTGATTACTCTGCAGGGCACTTGCTTCCGCCCTGTGCAGGAAGGCTCGCTCTGGTTCTGCCCCAGCAGTCACACCCAGCAGCAGCCCCCAGCTCCCACACGGCCCCCAGGCCCATGCCCTCGATGGGAGGTGGACAGCAACTGGGTAGCCTTGGGCGGCTGCCGGGCATTAGACTTGGGAGGGGGTAGCCCTGGGTCTGCTGGGCACCCCTGCTTCCCACCGCCCTGGCTACTGAGCCTGGGCCACCCGAGCCCTGGGCCAGGTCTCCCCGTCTGTCCCGTCGTCCCTCAGTCCATCTGTCACCGACGCCCAGAGCCTCGGCCGATTAGTGACCAGCAGACTGGACCTATTAGTACTAGCTGGCATCTGGTGGCCAGATCCTGCTTGCTGAGGGCCTGGGCCGTGAGCCGGCAGCCTGAAGGAACAGGGCGACTCTGCGGTTGGCAAGATGGGCACTGCTCAGGCAAGAGAGAGGACAGAGTACGTGTCAGAGGGAGCTTGTGGGAGCCCAGGGGCCATGGGTGCCTGCAGGTGCCCCCGGGGATGGTTGCTCTTCCACCTCTCTGCCCCAGGCATTCCCAGAGGAGCCCAGAGCCCTGAGCACTCTTCCTGGGAACCTAGCCCCTTTGAATCTCTGAGATGGAACTTGTATCTCCTACGCACCCAGCCATTTTTCCATTccccatccattcatccagctACGGttcatccttccatccattcactcatccacccacccacacatctatctatccatccacccatccatccatgcatccatccgtccatcgtccatccatccttccatctacccacccaatccatccctccatccatctaaCCTCCTATTTAAttatctcccctcctcccaccccacccgccCTCCCATCTACCTTTCCTTTCTTAGTAGCTGAACGGAGCATCCGGTCTTGTCTCTGTCCACCTCCTTTCTTGGTAACCTTTGGACTTCAGCAGAGCCTTTTGGGTGCCCACAGTTGCCAGCACAGCACCCGTGAGTCCTGCCTGCTCTGTTGTCCTCTTCCAACCAGCTGGGGCTGAAATGACGCCCCTAGGTCACTCCCCTCTCAGCCTCCCGTGAGGCTGGCTCACCAAACCGGATGGGATGGGGCAGGCCTGGCCCACCTCGGCCAACGTGACACCAGTGAAACTCGGTGTTCCTGGGGCAGACGGAAGGAGTTGGCAGCCGGCTGACGTGCTCTGGGGAGCTTAGTAAGGCGGCCCTTGGTGGGGCCGTCCACGGTCCAGCATCGCTCAGAGGACACCCCACTGAGTGGTCGAGCGACACAGACCCATTTGGGCGCGAGACCGTCTGAAGCCAGACCACCAGTTACCCTCGCCTGGCTTTTTGCCCCTCACTCTCATGGAACCCTGGTCCTGAGCActcagaacatttttaaaaagtatatttttgttGGAGAAACTTTGGAAAACACACGAACAGCATTACAAGGCGGATAAAAAGTACCCCTGACGCTACCTCGCTAAGCCCTGCTGACATCTCGCTACGCCCCTTGGGGATGAGCTGTAACCACACGCAGCTTTCCACCGGACAGTCTCATGTCTGTCAACCTTCCTCCCATCCTGCGGGTGCTCCCAGAGTCTTCCCACAGCTGCTTCTCTGGGTCCGTGCTTCCAGGCTGGGGCCCGCaagcctccccaccccacccccgggctCCATCCTTCTCAGCCTGCCTGCCTCACTTTCCGCGGTGCCGGCTGCTCAGGCCCACGCAGAGCCCTCCTGCAGAGCCCCGGGGAGACCCCGTGCAGGGCCGGCTGGCGGGGGGGTTTGTCTTGCCTTCCAGGAGCTCTCGGTCACGCATTGAATTGGGGTTGCTGGTGGCTCAGGGGCCACGTGACCCCGGGGCTGTGGGAGAGGATCTGAGGCTGATCACCCCTCACCTGTCGTAGTGGGACCCCTGTGGATGTGTCCACGGCCCGAGGGCAGCGGCTTTCCCTGTTCATTGCTCacctgggtggaggtggggtggggatgggcagtGATGGTAGGAGAATGTGGAGGGGCCTCAGACTTCACCCGGggcagctcccctcccctcctccttctaaGTGGATCTCACGgggcgccccccccacccccggtcagaGCCAGCAGCAGGCTACCTGAGGGTCAGAGCTGCCCCCGCCCCAGACGCTTCAGCAGGTGTCAGCCGGGAGGGCCGCTGCCCTGCAGAGGTGCCCTGTGTGACCACGGCCTCCCGCTGCTTCTCCCAGCCTGGCACCTCCGGCCTTGCGCCAGGGGCCCCCACCTCGCAGACATGCAGGTCCATGGAGGGGGCGGCGTGGGGCTCCTTCTCTGGCTGCCGGCCTCCAgctccccaccctggccccaggGCGCCCCCACCTCCCCGCTCACCTGCGCAACCTCACACCCCCCCTCCTAACCGGTGCTGTGACAGGTCCCTGGTCATT
This sequence is a window from Globicephala melas chromosome 1, mGloMel1.2, whole genome shotgun sequence. Protein-coding genes within it:
- the ACTRT2 gene encoding actin-related protein T2, translating into MFNPDVLDCPAVIFDIGSGLCKAGLSGEVGPRHVVHSVVGHPKFKMPSAGANQKKYFVGEEALHRDEVLHLHYPIERGLITGWDDMEKLWKHLFEWELGVKASDRPVLMTEHSLNPRETREKMAEVMFESFHVPAFYLSDQAVLALYASACVTGLVVDSGDGVTCAVPIFEGYSLPHATTKLYVAGRDITEHLTRLLLASGRTFPCVLDKALVDDIKEKLCYVALEPEKELSRRAEEVLREYKLPDGSIVRIGDQLYQAPEALFSPEQLGVQSPGLSRMVSSSIAKCDADIQKMLYGEMVLSGGTTLFRGLDGRLLRELEQAASKGTTIKVTAPPDRCFSTWIGASIVTSLSSFKQMWVTSADFKEFGTSVVQRRCF